Part of the Treponema primitia ZAS-1 genome is shown below.
AAGCCTGAAGTTCAATCTGGTCCCGGCGTACATACCCCCCGGCGACAAGGAAATCCGCCGTAGCCTGTGCCCGTTCCTGTGCAATCCGCACTCTGCCCGCCATGGTTCCTGCCAAAGCAGTATGCCCCTGGATAAGGACCCGGTTTTCCGGGTACCCCTTGAGGGTCTCCCCAATCTCCCGCAGCCGCCCGG
Proteins encoded:
- a CDS encoding OmpA family protein, which gives rise to MQQEEAQQQQAAQQESARHEAAVPPEDIAAPVVLADGRRGFALRITVPFGADRSSLGPGVTGRLREIGETLKGYPENRVLIQGHTALAGTMAGRVRIAQERAQATADFLVAGGYVRRDQIELQA